A genome region from Blautia coccoides includes the following:
- a CDS encoding GNAT family N-acetyltransferase, with the protein MIREAGIDDLKALLKLYTQLHNNSFSEDSCELKQLWKQVTEDKNHHIIVAEEDNEIVSSCVCVIIPNLTHNQQPYAFIENVITDEKNRNRGLATQCLDYAKRIAAENNCYKIMLMTSSKKESTLNFYRRAGYNSEDKTAFIQWL; encoded by the coding sequence GTGATAAGAGAGGCAGGCATAGATGATTTAAAAGCATTGTTAAAGCTTTATACGCAGTTACATAATAATTCGTTTTCAGAAGATAGTTGTGAGTTAAAGCAATTATGGAAACAGGTTACGGAAGATAAAAATCATCATATTATAGTGGCAGAGGAAGATAATGAAATTGTTTCATCGTGCGTATGCGTTATCATTCCCAATCTTACACATAACCAACAGCCCTACGCTTTTATAGAAAATGTAATAACAGACGAGAAAAATAGGAATAGGGGATTGGCAACCCAATGCCTAGACTATGCGAAGCGTATTGCAGCAGAAAATAATTGTTATAAAATAATGCTTATGACCAGTTCAAAAAAAGAAAGTACACTAAATTTTTATAGAAGAGCAGGGTATAACAGCGAAGATAAAACGGCTTTTATACAATGGCTATAA
- a CDS encoding UDP-N-acetylglucosamine pyrophosphorylase gives MEQLKISELYSDLNQTMAKELLESKTYPWEVLPLISEFILKLGNTLCEEEYEKRGKNVWIAKSAKVAPTAFINGPAIIGKDAEVRHCAFIRGNALVGEGAVVGNSTELKNVILFNKVQVPHYNYVGDSILGFKSHMGAGSITSNVKSDKKLVVVKGAAKKIETGLKKFGAMLGDEVEVGCGSVLNPGTVIGSHSNIYPLSSVRGVVPADSIYKNKNEVVEKIEG, from the coding sequence ATGGAACAGCTTAAGATCAGTGAATTATACAGCGATTTGAATCAGACAATGGCGAAAGAACTTCTGGAAAGCAAGACTTATCCCTGGGAGGTGCTTCCTCTCATCAGTGAATTTATTCTGAAATTGGGCAATACGCTTTGTGAGGAAGAGTACGAGAAAAGAGGGAAGAATGTGTGGATCGCCAAGTCCGCAAAGGTTGCCCCCACAGCATTCATCAACGGCCCCGCTATTATCGGCAAAGACGCGGAAGTCCGCCACTGTGCCTTTATCCGCGGCAATGCACTGGTTGGAGAAGGGGCTGTTGTGGGAAATTCCACTGAGCTGAAAAATGTGATCCTGTTTAACAAAGTGCAGGTTCCGCACTACAATTATGTGGGTGATTCCATTCTTGGATTTAAGTCTCATATGGGAGCAGGTTCCATCACATCCAATGTAAAATCCGATAAAAAGCTGGTGGTTGTGAAGGGTGCTGCAAAGAAGATCGAGACAGGTCTGAAAAAATTCGGCGCCATGCTGGGTGATGAAGTGGAAGTGGGATGCGGCTCTGTGCTGAATCCGGGAACTGTGATTGGAAGCCACAGCAACATTTATCCCCTGTCCTCAGTGAGGGGGGTGGTTCCGGCAGACAGTATTTATAAGAATAAGAATGAAGTGGTTGAAAAAATAGAAGGATAG
- a CDS encoding DNA topoisomerase, protein MSKSLFIAEKPSVAQEFAKALKVQASRHDGYLESENTIVTWCVGHLVTMSYPEKYDVKYKKWSLETLPFLPEEFKYEVIPSVSKQFQIVSGLLNREDVSTIYVCTDSGREGEYIYRLVAMMAEVKDKEQKRVWIDSQTEEEILRGIREAKDITAYDNLSASAYLRAKEDYLMGINFSRLLSLKYGNAISNYLGSKYQAISVGRVMTCVLGMVVRREREIREFVKTPFYRVLGSFLAGGHPFDEEWRAVEGSRYFQSPYLYKENGFKEKKHAEELKAILSAHPPYKAVVEKIEKKKENKNPPLLFNLAELQNECSRMFKISPDETLKIVQELYEKKLVTYPRTDARVLSTAVAKEIHKNIGGLRGYVHGKGFAEEILAEGSYKNLAKTRYVNDKQITDHYAIIPTGQGMGALGSLHPSAAKVYETVVRRFLSIFYPPAVYQKVSIVSVIEKERLFSSFKILVSEGYLKVVQNSFAKKKEESAQEEGEQTEDTSFLEILQTIKKGSELDITDFQIKEGETSPPKRYTSGSMILAMENAGQLIEDEELRAQIKGSGIGTSATRAEILKKLMTIKYLALNKKTQVVTPTLLGEMIFDVVNASIRSLLNPELTASWEKGLTYVAEGEITPDEYMEKLENFVRSRTQGVLGLRNQLALKQFFDAAAVYYKKAGKSGGKR, encoded by the coding sequence ATGAGTAAATCTTTATTTATCGCAGAAAAGCCCAGTGTGGCACAGGAGTTTGCCAAAGCTCTCAAGGTCCAGGCCTCCCGTCATGACGGATATCTGGAATCAGAGAATACCATTGTCACCTGGTGTGTAGGCCATCTGGTCACCATGAGCTACCCGGAAAAATACGACGTGAAATATAAAAAGTGGAGTCTGGAGACCCTGCCTTTTCTGCCTGAAGAATTTAAATACGAAGTCATACCGTCCGTATCCAAACAGTTTCAGATCGTGAGCGGACTTTTAAACCGGGAGGATGTATCCACCATTTATGTCTGTACCGACTCCGGACGGGAGGGAGAGTATATCTACCGCCTGGTTGCCATGATGGCAGAGGTAAAAGACAAGGAACAGAAGAGGGTGTGGATCGATTCCCAGACAGAGGAAGAGATACTCCGGGGAATCCGGGAGGCAAAAGATATCACGGCCTATGATAACCTGTCCGCGTCCGCTTATCTGCGGGCCAAGGAAGACTATCTGATGGGCATTAATTTTTCCCGGCTTCTCTCGTTAAAATACGGAAATGCCATATCCAATTATCTGGGCAGCAAGTACCAGGCCATATCCGTAGGCCGTGTCATGACCTGTGTTCTGGGCATGGTGGTGCGCAGAGAACGGGAAATCCGGGAATTTGTAAAGACTCCGTTTTACCGTGTGCTGGGCAGTTTCTTGGCAGGCGGACACCCCTTTGACGAGGAGTGGCGTGCCGTGGAGGGCAGCCGGTATTTTCAGTCTCCTTATCTCTATAAGGAAAATGGATTTAAAGAGAAAAAACACGCGGAGGAGCTGAAAGCCATCCTGTCCGCTCATCCCCCATACAAGGCTGTGGTGGAGAAGATAGAGAAGAAAAAGGAGAATAAAAACCCGCCTCTTCTCTTTAACCTGGCAGAGCTTCAGAACGAATGTTCCCGTATGTTCAAGATCAGTCCGGATGAGACTCTGAAGATCGTACAGGAACTGTATGAGAAAAAATTGGTCACCTATCCCAGAACGGATGCCCGTGTGTTGTCCACAGCAGTGGCAAAAGAAATACATAAAAATATCGGAGGCCTGCGGGGGTATGTGCATGGGAAGGGTTTTGCCGAAGAAATCCTGGCAGAAGGCAGTTATAAGAATCTGGCAAAGACAAGATATGTGAATGACAAGCAGATCACAGACCATTATGCCATTATTCCCACAGGACAGGGAATGGGAGCTTTGGGCAGTCTGCATCCTTCTGCGGCAAAGGTCTATGAGACAGTGGTGCGCAGATTTTTAAGCATCTTTTATCCGCCTGCTGTGTATCAGAAGGTGAGTATTGTATCTGTCATTGAGAAGGAGAGACTGTTTTCTTCCTTTAAGATCCTGGTTTCAGAGGGATATCTGAAGGTGGTACAGAATTCTTTTGCAAAAAAGAAGGAAGAGAGTGCCCAGGAGGAAGGGGAACAGACAGAGGATACCAGTTTTCTTGAGATACTCCAGACCATCAAAAAAGGCAGTGAGCTGGATATCACAGATTTCCAGATAAAAGAGGGGGAGACATCCCCGCCCAAGCGTTATACCTCAGGTTCCATGATCCTGGCCATGGAGAATGCGGGACAGCTTATAGAGGATGAGGAACTGAGGGCACAGATAAAGGGAAGCGGCATCGGCACCAGTGCCACCAGGGCAGAAATCCTGAAAAAGCTCATGACCATCAAATATCTGGCGCTGAATAAGAAAACGCAGGTTGTCACACCCACTCTGCTTGGAGAGATGATATTTGACGTGGTCAATGCCTCCATACGCTCTTTACTGAACCCGGAGCTTACCGCAAGCTGGGAAAAAGGCCTGACTTATGTGGCTGAGGGGGAAATAACCCCGGACGAATACATGGAAAAGCTGGAGAACTTTGTAAGAAGCAGAACCCAGGGCGTATTAGGACTCAGGAATCAACTGGCCCTGAAACAATTTTTTGACGCAGCGGCCGTATACTATAAAAAAGCCGGAAAATCCGGCGGAAAGAGGTAA
- the asd gene encoding aspartate-semialdehyde dehydrogenase: MSEKLRVGILGATGMVGQRFISLLENHPWFEVVTVAASARSAGKTYEEAVGGRWKMDTPMPEAVKKLEVMNVSEVEKVASTVDFVFSAVDMSKEEIKAIEEAYAKTETPVVSNNSAHRWTPDVPMVVPEINPEHFDVIEFQKKRLGTTRGFIAVKPNCSIQSYAPVLTAWREFEPYEVVATTYQAISGAGKTFKDWPEMEGNVIPFIGGEEEKSEQEPLRLWGEIKDGVIEKAAEPVITTQCVRVPVLNGHTAAVFVKFRKNPTKEQLIEKMVNFKGAPQELDLPSAPKQFIRYMEEDNRPQVTLDVDYENGMGVTVGRLREDSVYDYKFIGLSHNTVRGAAGGAVLCAETLKAKGFITKK, encoded by the coding sequence ATGAGTGAGAAATTAAGAGTTGGTATATTAGGTGCAACAGGAATGGTGGGACAGAGATTTATCTCTCTGCTTGAAAATCATCCATGGTTCGAGGTGGTAACTGTGGCAGCCAGTGCGAGAAGCGCAGGCAAAACATATGAGGAAGCCGTAGGCGGACGCTGGAAAATGGATACTCCCATGCCGGAAGCTGTGAAAAAGCTGGAAGTCATGAATGTATCCGAGGTGGAGAAAGTGGCATCCACAGTTGATTTTGTATTCTCTGCTGTTGATATGAGCAAAGAGGAGATCAAAGCCATTGAGGAAGCTTACGCAAAGACAGAGACACCGGTTGTGTCCAACAACAGCGCACACCGCTGGACACCGGATGTTCCTATGGTAGTGCCGGAGATCAACCCGGAGCACTTTGATGTCATTGAATTCCAGAAAAAACGTCTGGGAACCACAAGAGGCTTCATTGCCGTAAAACCCAACTGTTCCATTCAGAGTTATGCGCCGGTACTCACAGCATGGAGAGAATTTGAGCCATACGAAGTAGTGGCAACCACTTACCAGGCAATCTCCGGAGCAGGCAAGACCTTCAAAGACTGGCCGGAAATGGAAGGAAATGTGATCCCCTTCATCGGCGGTGAGGAAGAGAAAAGCGAGCAGGAACCTCTTCGCCTCTGGGGCGAGATCAAAGACGGCGTGATCGAGAAGGCGGCAGAGCCTGTCATCACTACACAGTGTGTGCGTGTTCCGGTACTGAACGGACATACAGCAGCCGTATTTGTAAAATTCAGAAAGAATCCGACAAAAGAGCAGTTGATCGAAAAAATGGTGAATTTCAAGGGTGCTCCCCAGGAATTAGACCTGCCAAGCGCTCCGAAGCAGTTTATCCGTTATATGGAAGAAGACAACCGTCCCCAGGTTACCCTGGATGTTGATTATGAGAACGGAATGGGTGTGACAGTGGGGCGTCTGAGAGAGGACAGTGTATATGACTACAAGTTCATCGGCCTTTCTCACAACACCGTGCGCGGCGCTGCCGGCGGTGCTGTCCTTTGTGCAGAGACACTGAAAGCCAAAGGCTTTATCACAAAAAAATAA
- the argH gene encoding argininosuccinate lyase, producing the protein MAQLWGGRFTKETDQLVYNFNASLSFDNKLYKQDITGSMAHAAMLAKQGIITEEEREAILEGLKGILGDIESGKLAFSPEYEDIHSFVEANLIDRCGDVGKKLHTGRSRNDQVALDMKMYVRDEIGEIDILLKELLESVYKVMDENVHTYMPGFTHLQKAQPVTLAHHFGAYFEMFKRDRSRMADAKKRLNLCPLGSGALAGTTYPLDREFTAEALGFDGPTLNSMDSVADRDYLIELLSGLSTIMMHLSRFCEEIILWNSNEYRFVEIDDGYSTGSSIMPQKKNPDIAELVRGKTGRVYGALMSILTTMKGIPLAYNKDMQEDKEFTFDAIDTVKGCIALFNGMIATMSFCKDNMEKSAKNGFTNATDAADYLVNNGVPFRDAHGIVGRLVLACIEKNISLDEMSLEEYQEISPVFKEDIYEAISMKNCVEKRNTIGAPGEAAMKQVLALHKKYLEEN; encoded by the coding sequence ATGGCTCAGTTATGGGGAGGACGTTTCACCAAGGAGACGGACCAACTGGTATATAATTTTAACGCGTCATTGAGTTTTGACAATAAGCTCTACAAACAGGATATTACAGGAAGTATGGCCCATGCTGCAATGCTGGCAAAGCAGGGCATTATCACAGAGGAAGAGAGAGAGGCGATCCTGGAAGGCCTGAAAGGGATCCTGGGGGATATTGAAAGCGGGAAGCTTGCCTTTTCCCCGGAGTATGAAGACATCCACAGCTTTGTGGAGGCGAACCTGATCGACCGCTGCGGGGATGTGGGCAAAAAGCTGCACACAGGCAGGAGCCGCAACGACCAGGTGGCTCTTGATATGAAGATGTATGTGAGGGACGAGATCGGAGAGATCGACATCCTTTTAAAAGAATTACTGGAGTCTGTCTATAAGGTCATGGATGAGAATGTACATACCTACATGCCGGGATTTACCCATCTGCAGAAAGCGCAGCCTGTGACACTGGCACACCATTTCGGCGCGTATTTCGAGATGTTCAAACGCGACAGGAGTCGTATGGCAGATGCGAAAAAACGACTGAACCTATGTCCTCTCGGAAGCGGTGCCCTGGCGGGAACCACGTATCCTCTTGACAGGGAGTTTACGGCAGAGGCACTGGGATTTGACGGACCCACCTTAAACAGTATGGATTCCGTAGCTGACAGGGATTACCTGATCGAGCTTTTGTCAGGCCTGTCCACCATTATGATGCACCTGAGCCGTTTCTGTGAAGAGATCATCCTCTGGAATTCCAATGAATACCGTTTTGTGGAGATCGACGACGGCTACAGCACGGGCAGCAGTATCATGCCCCAGAAGAAAAATCCGGATATTGCCGAATTGGTACGTGGAAAGACAGGCCGTGTCTATGGCGCGCTGATGTCTATCCTGACTACCATGAAAGGCATTCCTCTGGCGTATAATAAAGATATGCAGGAAGACAAGGAATTCACCTTTGATGCTATTGATACGGTAAAAGGCTGTATTGCCCTGTTTAACGGCATGATCGCCACCATGTCCTTCTGTAAAGATAATATGGAAAAGAGCGCCAAGAATGGTTTTACCAATGCAACAGACGCGGCAGACTACCTGGTGAACAATGGTGTGCCCTTCAGGGATGCGCACGGCATTGTGGGACGTCTGGTGCTTGCCTGCATTGAGAAAAATATCTCCCTGGATGAGATGAGCCTGGAAGAGTATCAGGAGATCAGCCCGGTATTCAAAGAGGATATCTATGAGGCTATCAGTATGAAAAACTGTGTGGAAAAGAGAAATACCATTGGTGCTCCGGGTGAGGCTGCCATGAAGCAGGTTCTGGCACTGCACAAAAAATATCTGGAAGAAAACTAA
- a CDS encoding epoxyqueuosine reductase QueH: MEQKRNYQRELEKILEQIKEEGKVPTLFLHSCCAPCSSYVLEYLSQYFEITDFFYNPNISPKEEYEKREEELERLIGSMPFVHKPKLLKGEYCPEKFYEMARGMEDIPEGHERCFACYQMRMEEAARLAAEGGYDYFTTTLSISPLKNAAKINEIGESLAKKYHVRHLPSDFKKKNGYKRSTELSGEYGLYRQDFCGCVFSKRERDRREAQKS; this comes from the coding sequence ATGGAACAGAAAAGAAATTACCAAAGAGAACTGGAAAAAATCCTGGAACAGATAAAAGAAGAGGGGAAAGTACCCACTTTGTTCCTGCATAGCTGCTGCGCACCCTGCAGCAGCTATGTGCTGGAATATCTGTCACAGTATTTTGAGATAACGGATTTTTTCTACAATCCCAATATATCTCCGAAAGAGGAATATGAGAAACGGGAGGAAGAGCTGGAGCGGCTTATAGGATCCATGCCTTTTGTACATAAGCCAAAACTGTTAAAGGGTGAGTATTGTCCCGAGAAATTTTATGAGATGGCAAGAGGCATGGAGGATATTCCGGAGGGCCATGAGCGCTGTTTTGCCTGCTATCAGATGCGCATGGAGGAGGCGGCAAGGCTGGCGGCAGAAGGCGGATACGATTATTTCACCACAACCCTGTCCATCAGTCCTTTAAAAAACGCGGCAAAGATCAATGAGATCGGAGAAAGCCTGGCTAAGAAGTACCATGTCCGGCACCTGCCCTCGGATTTTAAGAAAAAGAACGGATATAAGCGCTCCACAGAGCTTTCAGGGGAATATGGCCTTTACCGTCAGGATTTCTGCGGCTGTGTGTTCTCAAAAAGAGAACGTGACAGGAGAGAGGCGCAAAAGTCATAG
- a CDS encoding 2-hydroxyacid dehydrogenase, which produces MRILFFDTKSYDRASFDKQLEHYPGIEIDYLKTDLAPKTAPLAKGFDAVCAFVSSDVGAETMTALHEAGVKLVLMRCAGFNNVDLEKAAEYGIRVMRVPGYSPEAVAEHAMALALTANRRIHKAYVKVRENDFSLSGLMGFNFYQKTAGIVGTGKIGAAMAKICRGFGMKVIAYDVYQNPDLDFAEYVSLDELLERSDLISLHCPLMDSTYHLINRETIAKMKDGVVLVNTSRGGLVKTEDLIEGIRARKFFGVGLDVYEEETKNVFEDRSDEILEHSTTARLLSFPNVMITSHQGFFTQEALAAISQTTLDNAVAFEKGETNSNEVLKRES; this is translated from the coding sequence ATGAGAATTTTATTTTTTGACACCAAAAGCTACGACAGGGCATCCTTTGATAAACAACTGGAACATTATCCGGGAATAGAGATTGATTATCTGAAAACAGATCTGGCACCGAAAACAGCGCCTTTGGCAAAAGGCTTTGACGCTGTGTGTGCTTTTGTAAGCTCCGATGTGGGGGCTGAGACTATGACGGCTCTCCATGAGGCAGGGGTGAAGCTGGTACTCATGCGCTGCGCTGGCTTCAACAATGTGGATCTGGAAAAAGCGGCAGAGTATGGCATCCGGGTTATGCGCGTGCCGGGGTATTCTCCGGAGGCAGTGGCAGAGCATGCCATGGCCCTGGCGCTTACGGCAAACCGCAGGATCCATAAAGCTTATGTAAAAGTGCGGGAGAATGATTTCAGCCTCAGCGGGCTGATGGGATTTAACTTTTACCAGAAGACGGCAGGTATTGTGGGAACCGGAAAGATCGGCGCTGCCATGGCAAAGATCTGCCGTGGTTTTGGTATGAAGGTCATTGCCTATGATGTGTACCAGAATCCCGATCTGGATTTTGCAGAATATGTCTCTCTGGATGAACTGCTTGAGAGAAGTGACCTGATCTCCCTGCACTGCCCTCTGATGGACAGCACCTACCATTTGATAAACCGGGAGACGATTGCCAAAATGAAAGACGGTGTGGTCCTGGTGAACACATCCAGAGGAGGTCTTGTAAAGACAGAGGATCTTATCGAAGGGATCCGTGCCCGCAAGTTCTTCGGCGTAGGCCTGGATGTATACGAGGAGGAGACAAAGAACGTGTTTGAGGACCGTTCCGATGAAATCCTGGAACACTCCACAACGGCAAGGCTTCTGTCCTTCCCCAATGTGATGATCACCTCCCATCAGGGATTCTTTACCCAGGAGGCTCTTGCCGCTATTTCCCAGACCACTCTGGACAATGCTGTGGCCTTTGAAAAGGGTGAGACAAACAGCAATGAAGTTCTGAAAAGGGAATCATAA
- a CDS encoding ABC transporter ATP-binding protein, whose translation MDTPLLEVKDVSYAYHTKSGETPALSHISFSVKKGEFLAIVGPSGCGKSTLLDMLCGLLTPEEGEILLNGKPLSESVTNIGYMLQKDHLFEWRTIYSNVLLGLEIQKKVSPNTKEKVNHLLADYGLDKFKESRPSQLSGGMRQRAALIRTLALEPDLLLLDEPFSALDYQTRLSVGDDIGKIIKREEKTALLVTHDISEAISMADRVIVLGKRPASITKIISIVLTIDNRTPFTSRSAPEFKNYFNEIWKELNHNG comes from the coding sequence ATGGATACACCTCTTTTAGAAGTAAAAGATGTCAGTTATGCCTATCACACAAAATCCGGTGAAACACCCGCTTTGTCCCATATATCTTTTTCTGTGAAAAAAGGAGAATTTCTGGCCATCGTAGGTCCCTCGGGATGCGGAAAATCCACGCTGCTGGATATGCTCTGCGGCCTGCTTACCCCGGAGGAGGGGGAAATCCTTTTAAACGGGAAACCCCTCAGCGAATCGGTGACCAACATCGGATACATGCTGCAGAAGGACCATCTCTTTGAATGGCGCACCATATACAGCAATGTACTGTTAGGATTGGAGATCCAAAAAAAGGTTTCTCCCAACACCAAAGAAAAAGTCAATCATCTGCTGGCTGATTACGGCCTGGATAAATTCAAAGAATCACGCCCCTCACAGCTTTCCGGCGGCATGCGGCAGCGCGCCGCACTTATCCGCACACTGGCTCTTGAACCTGATCTGCTGCTGCTGGATGAACCGTTTTCCGCTTTGGATTATCAGACACGCCTCTCCGTAGGCGATGATATCGGAAAGATCATAAAGCGGGAGGAAAAAACCGCGCTTCTTGTGACCCATGATATATCGGAGGCTATAAGCATGGCTGACCGCGTTATCGTGCTTGGCAAGCGTCCAGCCTCTATTACAAAGATCATCTCCATTGTGCTCACCATTGACAACCGCACGCCTTTTACTTCCCGCAGCGCTCCGGAATTCAAAAATTATTTTAATGAAATATGGAAGGAGCTAAACCACAATGGCTGA
- a CDS encoding ribbon-helix-helix domain-containing protein has protein sequence MENKSKEKQKKQVPLRLSASLYNDLAQWAEDDFRSVNGQIEYLLTECVKHRKKSRKGSPLESETE, from the coding sequence ATGGAGAATAAATCGAAGGAAAAACAAAAAAAGCAGGTCCCTCTTCGGCTCTCCGCGTCTCTTTACAATGACCTGGCACAGTGGGCGGAAGATGATTTCCGCTCCGTCAACGGTCAGATTGAATATCTGCTGACAGAATGTGTAAAGCACCGGAAAAAGAGCAGGAAGGGTTCCCCTTTGGAATCTGAAACAGAATAA
- a CDS encoding SufB/SufD family protein yields MDTIQKQLLEAVAGLHEIPVGAYNIRANGKSEGRNSTEHIEITTREEGDGIIIRIKDGTKKESVHIPVIMSQAGLEEVVYNDFYVGDDCDVTIIAGCGIHNGGDASSRHDGIHSFFIGKNSRVKYVEKHYGSGDGKGQRIMNPETIIEVGENSVMEMDTVQIKGVDSTKRMTRAKLMDGASLKVMERLMTHGTQDAESRFIVDMDGEDSGANIVSRSVAKDDSHQLFQSVLNGNAACSGHTECDAIIVGNAKISSIPEITANSSDAALIHEAAIGKIAGEQIIKLMTLGLTEEEAEAQIINGFLK; encoded by the coding sequence ATGGACACGATTCAGAAACAGTTATTAGAGGCAGTTGCCGGGCTGCATGAAATCCCGGTGGGTGCGTACAACATCCGGGCAAACGGAAAGAGCGAGGGCAGGAACAGCACAGAGCATATAGAGATCACCACAAGAGAAGAGGGCGACGGGATCATTATCCGCATCAAGGACGGCACCAAAAAAGAGAGTGTCCACATTCCGGTCATTATGAGCCAGGCCGGGCTTGAAGAGGTGGTCTATAATGATTTTTATGTGGGGGATGACTGCGATGTGACCATCATCGCGGGCTGCGGCATTCACAACGGCGGAGACGCCTCCAGCCGTCATGACGGGATCCACAGCTTTTTCATCGGCAAAAATTCCAGAGTGAAATACGTGGAAAAGCATTACGGCAGCGGAGATGGAAAGGGACAGCGCATTATGAATCCTGAGACCATCATTGAAGTCGGGGAGAACAGTGTCATGGAGATGGATACTGTGCAGATCAAAGGCGTGGACTCCACAAAGCGTATGACCAGGGCAAAATTAATGGATGGCGCCAGTCTGAAAGTTATGGAACGTCTTATGACCCACGGGACCCAGGACGCGGAGAGCCGTTTTATCGTGGATATGGACGGAGAAGATTCAGGTGCCAACATTGTGTCCCGCTCCGTGGCAAAGGATGATTCCCATCAGCTTTTCCAGTCCGTGCTCAACGGAAACGCGGCGTGCAGCGGACATACGGAATGTGATGCCATCATTGTGGGCAATGCCAAGATCAGCTCTATCCCGGAGATCACTGCAAACAGTTCCGACGCAGCGCTCATCCACGAGGCTGCCATCGGCAAGATCGCAGGAGAGCAGATCATAAAGCTTATGACACTGGGGCTTACAGAGGAAGAGGCGGAGGCCCAGATCATCAATGGTTTCCTGAAGTAA
- a CDS encoding ABC transporter ATP-binding protein has protein sequence MLELRDVSFKVEEETKEKGILEHVSFTLEDNRFIAITGPNGGGKSTLAKIIAGIEKPTEGRLYLDGEDITDLNITERAKRGISYAFQQPVRFKGVTVLDLIRLASGENITVTGACQYLSEVGLCAKDYINREVNASLSGGEMKRIEIATVMARGTRMSVFDEPEAGIDLWSFQNLIHVFENMHREIHGSILIISHQERILNIADEILVIADGKLVSRGSKEEVLPALLEGVDDYSGCKIWKDGGVK, from the coding sequence ATGCTGGAGCTTAGGGATGTCTCCTTCAAAGTAGAAGAGGAGACAAAGGAGAAAGGGATTCTGGAGCATGTAAGCTTTACTCTGGAGGACAACAGATTTATAGCCATCACAGGGCCAAACGGCGGAGGAAAATCAACGCTGGCAAAAATCATCGCGGGTATTGAGAAGCCCACAGAGGGAAGACTTTATCTGGACGGTGAGGACATCACGGACCTGAACATCACGGAGAGGGCAAAGAGGGGCATCAGCTATGCCTTTCAGCAGCCGGTACGTTTTAAAGGCGTCACCGTGCTTGATTTGATCCGGCTGGCATCCGGGGAAAATATTACAGTCACCGGAGCCTGTCAGTACCTCTCTGAGGTAGGGCTGTGCGCAAAGGACTATATTAACAGAGAGGTCAATGCAAGTCTTTCCGGCGGAGAAATGAAGAGGATTGAAATCGCTACCGTCATGGCAAGAGGCACCAGGATGTCCGTATTTGATGAACCTGAAGCGGGGATCGATCTGTGGAGCTTCCAGAATCTGATTCATGTGTTTGAAAATATGCACAGGGAGATCCACGGCTCTATTCTGATCATCTCACATCAGGAGCGTATCCTGAATATTGCGGATGAAATTCTAGTGATCGCAGACGGAAAACTGGTGAGCCGGGGAAGCAAAGAGGAAGTGCTTCCCGCATTGCTGGAAGGCGTAGATGACTATTCCGGCTGTAAAATCTGGAAGGACGGGGGAGTAAAATAA
- a CDS encoding tetratricopeptide repeat protein, with product MDAKNMDFTLEELKILAENGQKDLEYAVGYYYENGIHTLTDFGQAAQWYEKAAKKDHVDALLHLGFLYAQGKGVDKDEKKAFTYIRRAAETGNKNAQYNLARCYEEGIGTKQDHSKAFGWYKKAGQQGDYRAMCCMGGYFLSGQAVPPNTERAFQLFEKAANANIPAAQYNLSILYRYGEGVEKDEDKADLWLTKAAQNGFKLAKDALHGEQE from the coding sequence ATGGACGCAAAAAATATGGATTTTACTCTGGAAGAACTGAAAATCCTGGCAGAAAACGGTCAGAAGGATCTGGAGTATGCCGTGGGCTATTACTATGAAAACGGAATACACACCCTGACAGATTTCGGACAGGCAGCCCAGTGGTATGAAAAAGCAGCGAAAAAAGACCATGTGGATGCCCTGCTGCACCTAGGATTTCTCTATGCCCAAGGAAAAGGCGTGGACAAAGACGAAAAAAAAGCGTTTACCTATATCAGACGCGCCGCTGAAACCGGCAATAAAAATGCCCAGTACAACCTGGCCAGGTGTTATGAGGAAGGGATCGGTACAAAACAAGATCACTCAAAAGCCTTTGGCTGGTATAAAAAAGCAGGGCAGCAGGGGGATTACCGAGCCATGTGCTGCATGGGCGGTTACTTTTTAAGCGGCCAGGCAGTCCCTCCCAACACGGAGCGGGCATTCCAGCTCTTTGAAAAGGCAGCCAACGCCAATATACCTGCCGCACAGTATAACCTCTCAATCCTCTACCGCTACGGAGAAGGTGTTGAAAAGGATGAAGATAAGGCAGACCTCTGGCTGACAAAAGCCGCTCAGAACGGCTTCAAGCTGGCAAAAGACGCCCTGCACGGCGAACAGGAATAA